The following are from one region of the Mus caroli chromosome 13, CAROLI_EIJ_v1.1, whole genome shotgun sequence genome:
- the LOC110308721 gene encoding spermatogenesis-associated protein 31D1-like: MRKKMSLQTLEEVKRRDGISPDPRRSEGKPTAPWNSPGSTVTNLDTQVPKINLKMKGKRKYLEASDQVLCVKIPEGDLGQNHSQLFWGLPSLHSESIMATLLVPVSSYSPEPCLVLFNGVCKAASGPVLSHGFPALPQPLTLVHPQPLPKVAPQPQTLTEEMPQAHMQSPWSSMALPSLPYGSALQIPQTRAVSDVINGKGHLQYHLVQNPQDSLWGLVPECQQYETALGLPVHSFPVGSQSSQTYVSVPGSGLFHFSSEHQNNLDPYGPNNLTSPSCFELCSRPGVPEVMNTQFKPTGVSSYNYKYAKSQCCVHWGNICADPGNGELSHSESYCMKVPMKPQLRKDAAKNLGQILGKCPLDNTQMISGCCILNGLKAIPETEGELAYHSRTDLENEQLTISKKNLDQRHMRSILRLHMSRKCWQITMGRIPIMVCCSWLTEDASLWRSPLGKIHCDTAIPEIPFLDRKTQKMLEAHLIRFRVSQQWGLPIKVIESIKFYILREAKTWPLSQSDLPLSLNSIPGLDLKSNFPSPLRGSSDLLHGDKIETTDSAPTSDYSLTLLHVDSEGERSLRQSVSSHTSDVSETVQTVEDDRPSNPDLSQNKAELQSRPRQEQPIKEDVTPSDSENERASSASHLVIAESRLSVEKNPKYTVTPNMLREMILKARELFVRSGSDSIIKSESSTKKDESLSSPLVATGQSSSRMSVPEDPTAPDFKKQLFKELRSKLEDQPQSQSEAWEDESSFVSDSFSGYSLPSSSNSVSSADVSVFWDTQSHMYSTGISVDPWQEPSVFKRILKNFIPAQKRLALPVSRKENGRSDPQELETPKAGKKSQPSKEKSGKREHPPDSYFRKKIGQFFQWLYSSKDSPRHKSEKDRALFMSCGPPEAHELMASLGKLLEDKMLYGQKSEFLEWSQTTMPAQPALKGQPSNLGAANGHHGEASNCSCPQTAITPGPSHMLSLGQRHRPVPFEYPPSAPESLSSVQAPLA, from the coding sequence atgagaaagaaaatgtctctccagACTCTGGAGGAGGTGAAAAGGAGGGATGGCATTTCTCCAGATCCCAGGAGGTCAGAAGGCAAACCCACAGCCCCGTGGAATTCGCCGGGTTCGACCGTCACTAACCTAGACACCCAGGTCCCGAAAATCAACTTGAAAATGAAAGGGAAACGGAAGTATTTGGAGGCTTCTGACCAGGTCCTGTGTGTGAAGATTCCAGAGGGAGACCTGGGCCAGAACCACAGCCAGCTCTTCTGGGGTCTCCCCTCTCTGCACAGCGAGTCCATCATGGCCACTCTCCTGGTTCCTGTGAGCAGCTACTCACCAGAGCCTTGCCTTGTGCTGTTCAATGGGGTCTGTAAAGCAGCTTCAGGCCCAGTACTGAGTCATGGTTTTCCagcccttccccagcccctcacccTGGTTCATCCTCAACCTTTGCCTAAGGTAGCTCCCCAGCCACAGACTCTTACTGAGGAAATGCCCCAGGCCCACATGCAATCTCCATGGTCTTCCATGGCCTTGCCATCTCTACCCTATGGGAGTGCACTCCAGATACCACAGACCAGGGCCGTCTCTGACGTCATAAATGGGAAAGGACACTTGCAATATCACTTGGTGCAGAATCCTCAAGATAGTTTGTGGGGTTTGGTCCCTGAATGCCAGCAATATGAAACTGCCCTTGGTCTTCCAGTTCACAGCTTTCCCGTGGGCAGCCAGTCTTCACAGACCTATGTCTCCGTCCCCGGGTCTGGCCTTTTTCATTTCAGCAGTGAACATCAGAACAACCTGGACCCCTATGGACCAAACAACCTAACCTCACCCTCGTGCTTCGAGCTGTGCAGTAGGCCAGGAGTGCCAGAAGTGATGAACACTCAGTTCAAACCAACAGGAGTATCTTCATACAACTACAAATACGCTAAGTCTCAATGCTGCGTACACTGGGGCAACATCTGTGCTGACCCTGGGAATGGAGAACTAAGTCACTCGGAGAGTTATTGCATGAAGGTCCCCATGAAGCCACAGCTAAGAAAGGATGCAGCCAAGAACCTTGGCCAGATCCTAGGGAAATGCCCATTAGACAATACACAAATGATCTCGGGATGTTGTATACTGAATGGTTTGAAGGCTATCCCTGAGACAGAGGGGGAGTTGGCGTATCACTCAAGGACTGACTTGGAAAATGAACAGCTCACCATCTCAAAGAAGAACTTGGACCAAAGACACATGAGAAGCATTCTGAGGTTGCACATGAGCAGGAAGTGCTGGCAGATCACTATGGGTCGGATCCCAATCATGGTGTGTTGTTCATGGCTCACTGAAGATGCGTCTCTCTGGAGATCACCCCTGGGAAAGATTCACTGTGATACTGCTATTCCAGAAATACCTTTTCTTGATCGCAAGACCCAGAAGATGCTGGAAGCCCATCTCATAAGGTTCCGTGTGAGTCAGCAATGGGGCCTCCCCATCAAGGTTATTGAATCcataaaattctatattttgaGAGAAGCAAAAACATGGCCCCTTTCTCAGTCTGATCTCCCCTTATCATTAAACAGTATTCCTGGGTTGGACTTGAAAAGTAACTTTCCCAGTCCCCTCAGGGGAAGCTCCGACCTTCTCCATGGAGACAAGATAGAAACCACAGACTCAGCCCCCACCTCAGATTACTCTCTCACCCTCTTACATGTAGACAGCGAAGGAGAGAGGTCCCTGAGACAGTCAGTCTCTAGCCACACCTCGGATGTTTCAGAGACGGTCCAGACGGTTGAGGATGACAGGCCCAGCAACCCGGACCTGAGCCAGAACAAGGCTGAACTACAAAGCAGACCCAGACAGGAGCAGCCCATAAAGGAAGATGTGACTCCGTCCGACTCAGAGAATGAGAGAGCAAGTTCTGCTTCTCATCTAGTAATTGCTGAAAGCAGACTGAGTGTAGAAAAGAATCCAAAATACACAGTGACACCCAACATGCTCAGAGAGATGATACTCAAGGCCAGGGAGCTGTTTGTTAGGTCAGGGTCTGATTCTATAATCAAGTCAGAAAGTTCCACCAAAAAAGATGAGAGTCTATCAAGCCCCCTGGTGGCCACAGGGCAGAGCTCATCAAGGATGTCAGTCCCTGAAGATCCAACAGCACCGGACTTTAAGAAACAGCTGTTTAAGGAACTAAGGTCAAAGTTGGAGGATCAGCCACAGAGCCAGAGTGAAGCCTGGGAGGACGAGTCATCCTTTGTCTCAGACAGCTTCTCGGGCTACTCGCTGCCGTCTTCTTCCAACAGTGTGTCTAGTGCAGACGTCTCCGTCTTCTGGGACACGCAAAGCCACATGTATAGCACCGGAATCAGTGTGGATCCGTGGCAAGAGCCCAGTGTCTTCAAAAGAATCTTAAAGAATTTCATACCAGCTCAGAAGAGACTGGCGTTGCCCGtatccagaaaagaaaatggtagaaGCGACCCTCAGGAATTAGAGACACCCAAAGCAGGAAAGAAGAGCCAACCTAGTAAGGAGAAATCAGGCAAGAGGGAACATCCTCCTGACAGTTACTTCAGAAAAAAGATAGGACAATTTTTCCAGTGGCTTTATTCCAGCAAAGACAGCCCAAGACATAAATCGGAGAAAGACAGGGCTCTCTTTATGAGCTGCGGGCCTCCAGAAGCTCATGAACTCATGGCATCCCTTGGGAAACTCCTGGAAGATAAGATGTTGTATGGGCAGAAATCCGAGTTCTTGGAGTGGAGCCAGACGACCATGCCCGCCCAGCCAGCGCTCAAGGGACAGCCTTCCAACCTTGGGGCTGCCAATGGCCATCATGGAGAAGCAAGTAACTGCTCCTGTCCCCAGACAGCCATCACCCCTGGTCCAAGTCATATGCTGAGCCTTGGACAGAGACATCGCCCCGTACCTTTTGAGTACCCTCCCTCTGCTCCGGAGAGTCTGAGTTCTGTGCAAGCTCCGCTTGCATGA
- the LOC110308461 gene encoding spermatogenesis-associated protein 31D3-like, translating to MEKILSALNGLTETWLTLGSASYHIDLNYTLLSGLGLLLLYILYLILKLLIHLLWREKYTPKLWEKGKKRRQTLTGGPACQREAEQRRELRTTQPSSLEEPSEASSNELPLHRDPLLPVCDRSGDVGHQLSQDHLKDGKASHLCVASTVPGTEASFVLSSLLTGNQAGHSAPALPQEPLPLAPSILSPNCFAPLEGFYSSTLLHDSLTPESTLPLNPPLLLDPTPPYPLASFPLPTREAQKSEVVVQLETTRSLVDRLNEMPTNVPPAQGTGCVRQTMPEASQEQPAADNQLSSDSKNQYLPAPRVPQVPLQGNTRAYHVEPGYLFFPNSNAVKLSQRLDKKVSDFLMVKGEQEEWEEEEEEEDKGCFIKSPSSSEKLLSGETLGEPQDLVASHSSSSKGKLTHQPLPHSKTFEDHEELQPSLLFWGPPSLHSETLSPTTTNAYDRSSALVCFNSMAEASIADYSHGCMLPTPLHAYRPQTWLQTTPQSHPQRDPPAELQPQPQPQPQSRVSVLTFSRQSELRDCGVHFHRPQGDEQPLSPSEMQCLEYNILKKEQERVWGLPLVVKKSQDTFCPSPPKVLLGSRSSKACTPRPILPGDFPLTSELEKKLEHHLRKRLIQHRWGLPDRIDKSLSLLSPQSELIDFSESQKNQGLSWITFFKYQGNKDSQVLSGGSSRSWMPKRHSLRETRVKERTYSQDQGHKDQSRGNNFQEASQNSVQSHLKTHWKSRTGRQPPKFSSPSQVKQYQRGIEKALEKHLNKKIREISRGEIPITVNRSRHSVNMANIAQPPPESSPKRMKDQAPLAYKEHVLTRHPHSLALSPSKEKMLEQHITAFRRRMAFGLPQRVEESLESYSTKAEPSQPFPQLHVQAHNVSRADPAKSSRSLRRNTTGDRMGTVNSVPTQQKPLPAASLVGHSQPASENKVCVDRDLSVALRGREPTQHWAPRRADKGDVPQSGSHNKPGPELPMSPGGPTHERLASSTNTQGSQEERRSGKDGSEAEGSTELHKGEQLPGLHPQSTKSLKGTQDLCSPGSPVTACQSPQGMTISHNSESPDSKSQVSTEVQPNSEGRTHNQVPDLPATPFAPQEMTSKPQGPSGGDMAVSQVLHVHMPSVGISMESRQGPWVPAYVSGKSKNKDCLPAARGLPQLATEAGKFGGGDAGLGTSQTTGKGHCVQARAPEETQRLTASPALTPKSQPQENQFTSQVKGFWQRLSPGKKHKGQEKSLAKGCSPLASGKGTSPIKGRSEFCGNPEAQNCVRVSGMVLRKQLGHRHGTVTPYLQAPVSPLMGSEGAQQEVPLQAQAEPIQRLPHLCCRCSCSQVPRAESCSPGQGQTASLRCGPTGKAKRVETSPVLASPPKSSL from the exons ATGGAGAAGATTCTCTCCGCTCTGAATGGCCTCACTGAGACATGGCTGACCCTAGGCTCAGCTTCCTACCACATAGACCTCAACTACACTCTTCTGAGTGGACTGGGGCTACTGCTTCTGTACATCTTGTACCTGATATTGAAACTGCTTATACACTTGCTATGGAGAGAGAAATACACCCCAAAG CtatgggagaaagggaagaagagaagacaaaccCTCACAG GTGGGCCAGCTTGCCAGAGAGAAGCGGAGCAGAGGAGGGAGCTGCGGACAACCCAGCCAAG CTCTCTGGAAGAGCCCTCTGAGGCCTCCAGCAATGAACTACCACTCCACAGAGATCCCCTCTTGCCTGTGTGTGATAGATCTGGCGATGTTGGTCATCAGCTCTCCCAGGACCACCTCAAAGATGGTAAAGCCTCTCACTTGTGCGTGGCTTCCACAGTTCCTGGGACAGAGGCCTCGTTTGTTCTGTCCTCTCTGCTCACAGGAAACCAGGCAGGGCATTCGGCTCCAGCCCTTCCACAGGAGCCTTTACCGCTGGCTCCGTCCATCCTCTCACCTAACTGCTTTGCCCCCCTAGAAGGCTTCTACTCATCCACACTGCTACACGACTCTCTGACACCAGAGTCCACACTTCCCTTGAACCCTCCACTTCTCCtggaccccaccccaccctatccacttgcctcttttcctcttccaacAAGAGAAGCGCAGAAGTCAGAAGTGGTCGTCCAACTGGAAACCACGAGATCTCTGGTGGACAGACTCAATGAGATGCCCACTAATGTCCCACCAGCCCAAGGCACTGGCTGTGTAAGACAAACAATGCCAGAGGCCTCCCAAGAGCAGCCTGCTGCTGACAACCAATTATCTTCAGACTCAAAAAACCAGTATCTCCCAGCTCCTCGTGTTCCTCAAGTCCCTTTGCAAGGAAACACAAGGGCCTACCATGTAGAGCCTGGATACCTCTTTTTTCCCAACTCTAATGCCGTGAAACTGTCCCAAAGGCTGGACAAGAAAGTGAGTGATTTCCTGATGGTgaagggggagcaggaggagtgggaagaggaagaggaggaagaggacaaaggaTGTTTTATAAAGTCACCCAGTTCTTCGGAGAAGCTGCTATCAGGAGAGACATTGGGTGAACCACAGGATTTGGTGGCTTCTCATTCGTCAAGCAGCAAAGGCAAGCTCACGCACCAGCCACTCCCTCACTCCAAGACTTTTGAAGACCATGAGGAGCTTCAACCTTCCCTGCTCTTCTGGGGACCCCCCtctctacacagtgagaccctgagcCCTACTACCACTAACGCCTATGACCGTTCCTCAGCATTGGTCTGCTTCAACAGCATGGCTGAGGCCTCCATTGCTGACTACTCTCATGGCTGTATGCTTCCCACACCTTTGCATGCATATCGACCACAGACATGGCTACAGACCACACCCCAGTCCCATCCCCAACGTGACCCTCCTGCCGAGttgcagcctcagcctcagcctcaaccCCAATCCCGGGTCTCAGTCTTGACATTTTCTCGTCAGTCCGAGCTGCGAGACTGTGGAGTGCATTTTCACAGACCCCAGGGAGATGAGCAGCCTCTCAGTCCTTCTGAGATGCAGTGCTTGGAATACAACATCTTGAAAAAGGAACAGGAGAGGGTCTGGGGTTTACCCCTTGTGGTCAAAAAATCCCAGGATACTTTTTGTCCCTCGCCTCCCAAGGTCTTGTTGGGAAGTCGCTCCTCCAAGGCCTGTACTCCCAGGCCCATTCTTCCTGGAGACTTCCCCCTCACCAGTGAGCTCGAGAAGAAACTTGAACACCATCTCCGAAAGAGACTCATCCAACACCGCTGGGGCCTGCCCGACAGGATCGACAAGTCCCTGTCACTCTTGAGTCCTCAGTCAGAACTGATCGACTTCTCTGAGTCACAAAAGAACCAGGGACTCTCTTGGATCACTTTCTTTAAGTACCAAGGCAACAAAGACTCACAGGTCTTATCTGGAGGAAGCTCTCGAAGTTGGATGCCTAAAAGGCATTCTCTACGGGAGACTAGGGTCAAAGAACGGACATACAGTCAAGATCAGGGCCACAAGGACCAATCCCGGGGTAACAACTTTCAGGAGGCTTCACAAAACAGTGTGCAGTCTCACTTGAAGACGCACTGGAAGAGTCGTACGGGCAGGCAGCCTCCCAAGTTTTCAAGCCCCTCACAGGTGAAACAGTACCAGAGAGGAATTGAAAAAGCCCTGGAAAAACACTTGAACAAGAAAATTAGGGAAATCAGCAGGGGTGAGATTCCTATCACAGTGAATAGGTCAAGGCATTCTGTGAACATGGCAAACATAGCGCAGCCTCCACCAGAGTCCTCACCCAAACGAATGAAAGATCAGGCACCATTGGCATATAAGGAGCACGTGCTGACGAGGCACCCCCACAGCTTAGCGCTTAGTCCTAGCAAAGAGAAGATGCTGGAACAACACATCACAGCCTTCCGCAGGAGGATGGCATTTGGCCTCCCACAAAGGGTTGAGGAGTCCTTAGAGTCCTACTCGACAAAAGCAGAGCCGTCTCAGCCTTTCCCTCAGCTCCACGTTCAAGCCCACAATGTTTCTAGAGCAGACCCTGCCAAGTCCTCCAGGTCCCTCCGGAGAAACACTACTGGAGATAGAATGGGGACAGTGAATTCAGTCCCCACCCAACAGAAGCCTCTCCCTGCTGCCTCGCTGGTGGGCCATAGTCAGCCAGCCTCTGAGAACAAGGTGTGTGTAGATAGAGACCTTAGTGTAGCCCTAAGGGGCAGAGAGCCAACCCAGCACTGGGCACCCAGGAGGGCAGACAAAGGTGACGTGCCTCAGTCTGGATCACACAACAAACCTGGCCCAGAGCTGCCCATGAGCCCAGGTGGGCCAACACATGAGAGACTGGCTTCCAGCACCAACACACAGGGGtctcaggaagaaaggaggagcgGGAAAGATGGCTCTGAGGCTGAGGGCTCCACAGAGCTACACAAGGGAGAGCAACTCCCTGGTCTTCACCCACAGTCCACTAAGAGCTTGAAAGGCACCCAAGACTTGTGCTCCCCAGGGAGCCCTGTGACTGCATGTCAGTCCCCGCAGGGAATGACAATTTCCCACAACTCTGAGAGCCCTGACTCTAAAAGTCAGGTGTCCACAGAAGTCCAGCCGAACTCAGAGGGCAGGACACACAACCAAGTGCCAGACCTGCCTGCCACACCCTTTGCCCCACAAGAAATGACTTCCAAACCCCAGGGCCCCTCCGGTGGGGACATGGCAGTTTCTCAGGTGCTGCACGTGCACATGCcctctgtgggcatcagcatGGAGTCGCGGCAGGGTCCCTGGGTCCCTGCATATGTCtcaggcaagagcaagaacaaggACTGTCTCCCTGCTGCCAGGGGATTGCCACAGCTGGCAACTGAGGCAGGaaagtttgggggaggggatgcaggCTTAGGGACATCCCAGACCACAGGGAAGGGACACTGTGTTCAGGCCAGGGCACCAGAGGAGACACAAAGACTCacagcctccccagcactgacacCTAAGAGTCAGCCTCAGGAAAATCAGTTCACCAGCCAGGTGAAGGGCTTCTGGCAGAGGCTGTCCCCTGGGAAGAAACACAAAGGACAGGAAAAGTCCCTGGCCAAGGGCTGCTCTCCATTAGCATCTGGGAAGGGCACAAGCCCCATCAAAGGGAGAAGTGAGTTTTGTGGGAACCCTGAAGCTCAGAACTGTGTGAGGGTGTCTGGGATGGTCCTGAGGAAGCAGCTGGGGCACAGGCATGGGACAGTCACCCCCTATCTCCAGGCCCCTGTGTCTCCCCTCATGGGGTCTGAAGGAGCTCAGCAGGAGGTGCCCCTGCAGGCTCAGGCAGAGCCTATTCAGAGGCTGCCCCACTTGTGCTGCAGATGTTCCTGCTCTCAAGTGCCAAGGGCTGAGTCCTGCAGCCCAGGACAGGGGCAGACAGCATCTTTGAGGTGTGGCCCTACAGGAAAAGCTAAGAGGGTGGAGACCTCCCCTGTACTTGCTTCTCCACCAAAGTCTTCTCTGTAG
- the LOC110308671 gene encoding spermatogenesis-associated protein 31D3-like, which translates to MEKVLSILNSSILTSAKESWLSIGSVFVDIYPKCIILSVLGMLFLSLRYLILKPVLPTQTSQGVRKQQGRAKRERRTSFNEFRNVHAEAREWRKLQAVVQSPCGQLYDPSYFRQALCQDPCCDVCNGATVKVRRLLSWASLEDCSASASSMASMDSTASVTEASFTLSSSLSPSPSGYQLSSFSVASSPPPPSILSTSTLTPLEDTPQGDSLPPEPTLTSTGCPLDHLLPHPLPKSPSMAHPGTQQTEGPLRPEDILSLAGSHGDRFLHATTTCDALPGSYQQQPGAQNSSPSQLKCFVNQEIPNHHSSEDFWREQASPHFTVPQKVLKILERQEESQADVLTLKDGEGEAEPTAELQNLGASFPLEGSSIILSELNPQQGLAQVQSSGGQLEAMPMQHFWGLPYLHSESVSCITTLSSHCSSMCIWFNRTTDSPALAPPSPLPLPERQPQTLTQSQSQSIQLATPHSQLQTLPGPSPSSQSQVRVCGVYFRRSQEAKALLQSEIHHVEYNMMAKEPEREWALPSVVQKPQEELRLLPSKLSLAIKSSKLQTPRSVPPRDFPLADGFQKKFEQHLRKRLILQRWGLPQGIYKSQLWANPDPPEASKSSSGLSDFKHKDNKARPNTVSNQSGSPQEKSVSIERKIVKAHEQTLEIIQKYICSNSKTAVDNGLPSDHEINLQSHLGSLSDQPSETSQVSQCRKKFETPPKEHLKSHIDGTNEGQVPITMSGLKHCPLHFKPCVGKEEKQTERQSPSDIKDEDIKSEHRITVSGVQQTSVVFDTTILEESEAKRPSPDVPKMLAKAGPMPVGKSLSSSKIVQGPQGTKIDDKHVFVSNKVSNIVKEQLGGLQPRPTKISKASQCKSAKDGDGNTPSTQSTQLAGRAPEGISGPPNIRASDFSCQVTREEKSESENSQPIQASEPPKVVFPVSDKLTHTPLPIHDQMPSSAPTNAAQVQPQEPEMPAHPLGKGLNKDSPQSAKRSWPAWKIEELGSGVAGPEKLQPSGKSHRAQDSPTPGNHGKRPIPPSPPVKALSPPEHQFRKHVKHFFQWLSPDRKCKGQEALLKRDASPPSPAHDLELKGRATFPGNTVAQKALRDFGKVPKEQPGHRHGAADTMRPRVPVSPPTKPVKAKPKREYCVPTDPVQGRQLHPPAPVSKVSSPRFHNQDAAFVDQKRCMAERARQPQKCEALQPRPSASHRESELRQNLLWNRAGKVPQGTPPFAVGTMLADMSRLCEQKILAQNFRGKAFVPQK; encoded by the exons ATGGAAAAGGTTCTCTCCATTCTCAATAGCTCCATTCTGACTAGCGCTAAGGAATCATGGTTGAGCATCGGCTCGGTCTTCGTGGACATTTACCCCAAATGCATCATTCTGAGTGTACTTGGGATGCTGTTTTTGTCCCTAAGGTACCTGATACTGAAACCCGTCTTACCCACACAGACCAGCCAAGGAGTCAGGAAG CAACAAGGCAGAGCTAAGCGGGAAAGGAGAACATCATTTAATG AGTTCAGAAACGTCCATGCAGAAGCGCGGGAGTGGAGGAAGCTGCAGGCTGTTGTGCAAAG CCCCTGTGGGCAGCTCTACGACCCCTCCTACTTCCGGCAAGCGCTTTGTCAGGATCCCTGTTGTGATGTGTGCAATGGAGCCACGGTGAAGGTCAGGCGACTGCTCTCATGGGCCAGCCTAGAAGActgctctgcctctgcatccagcaTGGCTTCCATGGACTCCACAGCTTCTGTGACTGAGGCCTCattcactctctcttcttccctctccccaagCCCTTCGGGATATCAGCTCTCATCTTTTTCAGTTGcatcttctccccctcctccctccattctcTCAACTAGCACGCTCACCCCCTTGGAAGACACACCACAGGGTGACTCTCTGCCACCAGAGCCCACTCTCACAAGCACTGGTTGCCCACTGGATCACCTCCTACCTCACCCACTTCCCAAGTCTCCTTCCATGGCACATCCTGGCACTCAGCAAACAGAAGGGCCTTTAAGACCGGAAGACATTCTGTCCTTGGCTGGCAGCCATGGTGACCGGTTTCTCCATGCAACAACAACTTGTGATGCCTTGCCAGGGTCCTACCAGCAGCAGCCTGGTGCTCAGAACTCCTCCCCATCCCAGTTAAAATGCTTCGTTAACCAAGAGATACCCAACCACCACTCTTCTGAAGATTTTTGGCGGGAACAAGCCTCACCCCATTTCACAGTGCCTCAAAAAGTCCTGAAAATACTTGAGAGACAAGAGGAAAGCCAGGCTGACGTTCTTACACTGAAGGAcggggaaggagaagcagaaccAACTGCTGAGCTACAGAACCTAGGAGCCTCCTTTCCCCTAGAGGGCAGTAGCATCATACTCAGTGAACTGAATCCTCAGCAGGGGCTTGCTCAAGTGCAGAGCTCTGGGGGCCAGTTAGAGGCCATGCCCATGCAGCACTTCTGGGGCCTCCCTTATCTCCACAGCGAGTCCGTGAGCTGTATCACTACACTATCGTCTCACTGTTCTTCCATGTGCATCTGGTTCAACAGGACCACAGACTCCCCAGCCCTGGCTCCCCCCTCACCTCTGCCCTTGCCTGAGAGACAACCACAGACCTTGACTCAATCTCAGTCCCAGAGCATCCAGCTTGCCACACCCCACTCCCAGCTTCAAACACTCCCAGGGCCGTCACCTTCCTCTCAATCTCAGGTTAGGGTTTGCGGTGTGTATTTCCGCAGATCTCAGGAGGCAAAAGCTCTATTGCAATCGGAAATCCACCATGTAGAGTACAACATGATGGCGAAAGAACCGGAGAGGGAGTGGGCTTTACCCTCTGTGGTCCAAAAACCTCAGGAAGAACTTCGCCTCCTTCCTTCAAAGCTCTCCCTGGCCATAAAGTCCTCCAAGCTCCAAACTCCCAGGTCCGTTCCTCCTAGAGACTTCCCCCTAGCTGACGGGTTCCAGAAGAAGTTCGAGCAGCACCTTCGAAAGAGGCTCATCCTACAGCGCTGGGGCCTGCCTCAGGGGATCTATAAGTCACAGCTGTGGGCGAATCCTGACCCTCCAGAAGCATCTAAGAGCAGCTCTGGGCTCTCTGACTTTAAGCACAAAGACAACAAAGCCCGGCCCAACACTGTGTCAAACCAATCTGGAAGCCCCCAAGAGAAGTCTGTTTCTATAGAGAGAAAAATAGTAAAAGCACATGAACAGACTTTAGAGATTATTCAAAAATATATCTGCAGTAACTCCAAGACTGCTGTAGACAATGGCCTGCCATCTGACCATGAGATAAACCTACAGAGCCACTTGGGCAGTCTGTCAGACCAACCCTCAGAGACCTCACAGGTAAGCCAATGTCGGAAAAAATTTGAAACTCCTCCGAAAGAACATTTGAAAAGCCACATCGATGGAACCAATGAGGGTCAGGTCCCTATCACTATGTCCGGATTAAAGCATTGTCCCCTTCATTTTAAGCCATGTGTGggcaaggaagaaaaacagactgAGAGACAATCACCTTCTGATATCAAGGATGAAGATATCAAAAGCGAACACAGAATTACAGTGTCTGGCGTGCAGCAGACATCTGTTGTCTTCGACACCACCATCCTGGAGGAGTCAGAAGCCAAAAGACCCAGCCCAGATGTGCCCAAAATGTTGGCTAAGGCTGGCCCCATGCCAGTGGGTAAGAGCCTAAGTTCTAGCAAAATCGTCCAGGGGCCTCAAGGGACAAAGATAGATGACAAACACGTATTTGTATCCAACAAGGTCAGTAACATAGTCAAAGAGCAGCTCGGTGGCCTTCAACCACGACCTACCAAGATCTCGAAAGCCAGCCAGTGCAAGAGTGCTAAAGATGGAGATGGGAATACACCAAGCACACAAAGTACCCAGTTAGCTGGAAGAGCCCCGGAAGGAATATCAGGTCCCCCGAACATTCGGGCATCTGACTTTAGTTGTCAGGTGACCAGGGAGGAGAAATCTGAATCAGAAAACAGTCAGCCCATCCAAGCTTCAGAGCCCCCAAAAGTCGTGTTCCCTGTCTCAGATAAACTCACTCACACACCTTTACCCATTCATGATCAGATGCCTTCCAGCGCTCCCACCAATGCAGCTCAGGTGCAGCCACAAGAGCCCGAGATGCCTGCTCACCCCTTAGGCAAGGGTCTGAACAAGGACAGCCCTCAATCTGCCAAGAGGTCGTGGCCTGCATGGAAAATAGAAGAGCTTGGTTCAGGGGTTGCAGGGCCTGAGAAGTTACAACCCAGTGGGAAGAGTCACCGAGCGCAGGATAGCCCGACCCCGGGGAATCATGGGAAAAGGCCTATCCCACCGTCACCGCCTGTGAAGGCTCTGTCTCCTCCTGAGCATCAGTTCAGGAAGCACGTCAAACACTTTTTCCAGTGGCTTTCTCCTGACAGAAAATGCAAAGGACAGGAAGCCCTCTTGAAAAGAGACGCTTCTCCACCGTCACCAGCACACGACCTGGAACTAAAGGGGAGAGCTACCTTTCCTGGGAACACTGTAGCTCAGAAAGCCCTGAGGGACTTTGGGAAGGTCCCCAAGGAGCAACCGGGGCACAGGCATGGTGCAGCAGATACCATGCGCCCCCGCGTGCCCGTATCTCCGCCCACCAAGCCTGTAAAAGCTAAGCCGAAGAGAGAGTATTGTGTCCCAACAGACCCAGTCCAGGGACGCCAGCTCCACCCCCCAGCACCCGTCTCTAAAGTGTCAAGTCCCAGGTTCCACAATCAGGATGCTGCTTTTGTTGATCAAAAGAGATGCATGGCAGAAAGGGCCAGACAGCCCCAGAAATGTGAGGCTTTACAGCCTCGCCCATCCGCGTCCCACAGAGAGTCAGAACTGCGCCAAAATCTTCTGTGGAATCGAGCTGGGAAAGTTCCTCAGGGGACGCCCCCGTTTGCTGTAGGGACTATGTTGGCCGACATGTCTCGGTTATGTGAACAGAAAATTCTGGCTCAGAATTTCAGAGGAAAAGCTTTTGTCCCCCAGAAATAA